In one Pseudomonas sp. 31-12 genomic region, the following are encoded:
- a CDS encoding tripartite tricarboxylate transporter TctB family protein, translated as MNPSRRIMPVQLAIGLGVVAISAVLALGAYGFPEEMGFVILGAHVYPYALAVFLGVVGVLLCFQAVTGGFRELADHDDESAKALPGGKLGAGWVTAGLVAVAMLINLIGFVLAAGLLFACSARGFGSRRPVRDLAIGIALTLPIYWLFNAGLGVSLPPLINAWL; from the coding sequence ATGAACCCGTCTCGTCGAATCATGCCGGTACAACTGGCGATCGGCTTGGGTGTGGTCGCCATCAGTGCGGTACTGGCGCTCGGCGCCTATGGCTTTCCCGAGGAGATGGGGTTCGTCATCCTCGGTGCGCATGTCTATCCCTACGCGTTAGCGGTGTTCCTCGGCGTGGTCGGTGTGCTGCTGTGCTTTCAGGCCGTGACCGGTGGTTTTCGCGAACTGGCGGACCACGATGACGAGTCCGCGAAAGCGCTGCCCGGCGGCAAACTCGGGGCGGGCTGGGTGACGGCGGGACTGGTGGCCGTGGCCATGCTGATCAACCTCATCGGGTTCGTCCTGGCGGCCGGGTTGCTGTTTGCCTGTTCGGCCCGGGGTTTTGGCAGTCGCCGTCCGGTGCGGGACCTGGCCATCGGCATTGCCCTGACGCTGCCGATCTACTGGCTGTTCAACGCCGGGCTCGGGGTTTCCCTGCCGCCCCTGATCAACGCCTGGCTCTGA
- a CDS encoding tripartite tricarboxylate transporter permease yields the protein MDILSSLAVGFAAALTPINLMWGFIGCLLGTAIGVLPGIGPALTVALLLPITAKVDPTGALIMFAGIYYGAQFGGSTTSILLNTPGESSSMVTALEGNLMARNGRAGPALATAAIGSFIAGTIATVLLTLFAPIVATLALKFGPAEYFAILVLSFTTVSAVLGASMLRGFASLGIGLTIGLIGLDSTSGIARYTLGVPELVDGIEVVLVAVGLFAVGEALYSLLYQKEEASGRHRLTSLWMTRADWKRSVPAWLRGTLIGFPFGSIPAGGAEIPTFLSYSAERKLSKFPKEFAGNKGEGAIEGVAGPEAANNASATGSLVPLLTLGIPTSATAAILLAAFQNYNLQPGPMLFQTSGDLVWTLVASLYIGNVILLVLNLPLVGLWVKLLQIPRPYLNAGILVFATIGVYGMRHSSFDLLLMLAIGWGGVLMRRFDFPVAPVIVGMLLGPMAEKQLRNALSISEGDWMIFLTQPIAASFLALTVLVLIVPHLLHARGIKLHEDD from the coding sequence GTGGATATTCTCTCAAGCCTGGCCGTCGGTTTTGCCGCTGCGCTGACGCCGATCAATTTGATGTGGGGGTTTATCGGCTGCTTGCTCGGCACGGCCATTGGTGTCTTGCCGGGGATCGGACCGGCACTGACCGTTGCGCTGCTGTTGCCGATCACCGCAAAGGTCGACCCTACCGGGGCGCTGATCATGTTCGCTGGTATCTATTACGGCGCGCAGTTCGGTGGTTCGACCACCTCGATCCTGCTCAATACCCCCGGAGAGTCGTCGTCCATGGTCACGGCCCTGGAAGGCAACCTCATGGCCCGTAACGGACGGGCAGGGCCGGCCTTGGCGACAGCGGCGATCGGCTCGTTTATCGCCGGCACCATCGCCACGGTTCTGCTCACCTTGTTTGCCCCGATCGTTGCCACGCTGGCGCTCAAGTTCGGTCCTGCGGAGTACTTTGCGATTCTGGTGTTGTCCTTCACCACCGTGTCGGCGGTGCTCGGCGCTTCGATGCTGCGGGGGTTCGCTTCGCTGGGGATTGGCCTGACGATCGGCTTGATCGGCCTGGACTCGACCTCGGGCATTGCCCGCTACACCCTGGGTGTTCCGGAGTTGGTGGATGGCATCGAAGTCGTGCTCGTGGCGGTCGGTTTGTTTGCCGTGGGCGAGGCGTTGTACAGCCTGCTGTATCAAAAAGAAGAGGCGTCGGGCCGCCACCGGCTGACGTCTTTGTGGATGACCCGCGCGGACTGGAAACGCTCCGTTCCTGCCTGGTTGCGAGGTACGCTGATCGGTTTTCCGTTTGGTTCGATTCCGGCCGGTGGCGCTGAAATTCCAACTTTCCTGTCCTATTCCGCCGAACGCAAACTGAGCAAGTTTCCCAAAGAGTTCGCGGGCAACAAGGGTGAGGGCGCCATCGAGGGTGTTGCCGGACCCGAAGCAGCCAACAATGCCAGCGCCACCGGTTCTCTGGTGCCGCTGCTGACGCTCGGTATTCCGACCTCCGCGACGGCGGCGATCCTGTTGGCCGCGTTCCAGAACTACAACCTGCAACCGGGGCCGATGCTGTTCCAGACCTCGGGCGATCTGGTCTGGACCCTTGTCGCTTCGCTGTATATCGGCAACGTCATCCTGCTGGTGTTGAACCTGCCGCTGGTGGGGTTGTGGGTCAAGCTGCTGCAGATTCCCCGACCGTACCTGAACGCCGGCATTCTGGTGTTCGCCACCATCGGCGTGTATGGCATGCGCCACTCTTCGTTCGACCTGCTGCTGATGCTGGCAATCGGTTGGGGCGGGGTGCTGATGCGGCGTTTCGATTTCCCCGTCGCGCCGGTGATCGTAGGCATGCTGCTGGGGCCGATGGCGGAAAAGCAGCTGCGCAACGCGTTGTCCATCAGCGAGGGTGACTGGATGATCTTTCTGACCCAACCCATTGCCGCGTCATTCCTTGCGCTGACGGTGTTGGTGTTGATCGTGCCTCATCTGCTGCACGCTCGGGGCATCAAGTTGCATGAGGATGATTAG
- a CDS encoding LysE family translocator — protein sequence MSLIISMATFALVASITPGPVNIVALSSGAQFGFRASQRHVAGATLGFVLLLVLMGLGLHEVLRLWPALTRVVQLAGVAFLLFMAWKLAADDGHIDAKESRRAPSMLYGAVMQWLNPKAWLACVAGMGAFVADGEARLVWQFAAVYLVICYVSVGCWAYAGTFLRGYLSNPAGMRLFNRIMALLLAVSAAYLLMP from the coding sequence ATGAGTCTGATTATTTCCATGGCGACGTTTGCGTTGGTCGCTTCGATAACGCCCGGGCCGGTGAACATTGTTGCGTTGAGTTCGGGGGCGCAATTCGGTTTTCGTGCCAGTCAGCGGCATGTGGCCGGCGCCACGTTGGGCTTCGTTTTACTGCTGGTGCTGATGGGCCTGGGGTTGCATGAGGTATTGCGGCTGTGGCCGGCACTGACGCGGGTGGTGCAACTGGCCGGCGTGGCGTTTCTGTTGTTCATGGCCTGGAAACTGGCGGCGGACGACGGCCACATCGACGCGAAAGAGTCGCGCCGGGCGCCGTCGATGCTGTACGGCGCGGTAATGCAATGGCTCAACCCGAAAGCCTGGCTGGCGTGCGTGGCGGGCATGGGCGCCTTCGTCGCGGACGGCGAGGCGCGGTTGGTCTGGCAGTTTGCTGCGGTGTATCTGGTGATCTGCTACGTATCCGTCGGATGTTGGGCGTATGCCGGCACTTTTTTGCGCGGTTACTTGAGTAATCCTGCGGGCATGCGCCTGTTCAACCGGATCATGGCGTTGCTGCTGGCGGTGAGTGCTGCGTACCTTTTGATGCCCTGA
- a CDS encoding AraC family transcriptional regulator has translation MKHTVAKDADTAPRFWRDDALPFIEARSIADGREVCYTRHSHEHFSIGAITAGRSTYLHEQAQFEVSAGNVVLMNPDDVHACNPIDDQPWSYLMLYVETPWLTDLQHQLGFSQDSAFRRFSITHTRDGNLFAGLNSLYEILVDPLQDVLCKHSAAVEFFTEVQQRLNPIDQPLREPNFKLERAADYIRDHCTHPLRLEDICEAAQLSPSYLIRAFKQHHGMTPHAFLVNRRIQFARDQLRNGKLIADVALEAGFADQAHFQRVFKQHLAATPGQYRG, from the coding sequence ATGAAACACACCGTTGCCAAAGACGCTGACACAGCCCCCCGCTTCTGGCGCGACGATGCCCTGCCCTTCATCGAAGCCCGCTCTATCGCCGACGGCCGTGAGGTCTGCTACACCCGGCATTCTCACGAGCATTTTTCCATCGGTGCGATCACTGCCGGACGTAGCACTTACCTTCATGAGCAAGCGCAGTTCGAGGTCAGCGCCGGCAACGTGGTGTTGATGAACCCCGATGACGTCCATGCCTGCAATCCGATCGACGACCAGCCGTGGTCGTACCTGATGCTGTACGTCGAGACGCCCTGGCTGACCGATCTGCAACACCAGCTCGGCTTCAGCCAGGACTCGGCATTCCGCCGGTTTTCCATCACCCACACTCGCGACGGCAACCTGTTCGCCGGCCTCAACAGTCTGTACGAAATCCTGGTGGATCCCCTGCAGGACGTGTTGTGCAAACACAGTGCGGCGGTGGAGTTTTTTACCGAGGTGCAACAGCGGCTCAACCCGATCGATCAACCGCTGCGCGAACCCAATTTCAAGCTGGAACGGGCGGCGGATTATATTCGAGACCACTGCACGCACCCGCTCAGACTGGAAGATATTTGCGAGGCCGCGCAACTGTCGCCGTCCTATCTCATTCGTGCCTTCAAGCAGCATCACGGCATGACGCCCCACGCATTTCTGGTCAACCGGCGTATCCAGTTCGCCCGTGATCAATTGCGCAACGGCAAGTTGATTGCGGATGTGGCACTGGAAGCGGGATTTGCCGATCAGGCGCATTTTCAGCGGGTGTTCAAGCAGCATCTGGCGGCCACACCGGGGCAATATCGCGGCTGA
- a CDS encoding VOC family protein, protein MQRVQKLTPCLWFDTQAEEAAKFYCSIFDHSKITAITHYGKAGQEVHGMPEGSVLTVSFELDGQPMTGLNGGPLFTFSEAISFQVNCQTQEEVDYFWGSLSAHPENEQCGWVKDKFGLSWQIVPVAMMDMLKDPDTKKSQRAMQAMMQMKKLDIAALQRAFDGES, encoded by the coding sequence ATGCAACGTGTGCAAAAACTGACTCCCTGCCTCTGGTTCGACACTCAGGCCGAAGAGGCCGCGAAGTTTTACTGTTCGATCTTCGATCATTCGAAAATCACCGCCATCACCCACTACGGCAAGGCTGGCCAGGAGGTTCATGGCATGCCTGAAGGTTCGGTGCTGACGGTCAGTTTCGAACTCGATGGACAGCCCATGACGGGGCTCAACGGTGGCCCGTTATTCACGTTCAGCGAAGCGATTTCCTTTCAGGTCAACTGCCAGACCCAGGAAGAAGTCGATTACTTCTGGGGCTCACTTTCCGCCCATCCGGAGAACGAGCAATGCGGTTGGGTCAAGGACAAGTTCGGCCTGTCCTGGCAGATCGTGCCGGTCGCGATGATGGACATGTTGAAAGACCCCGACACGAAGAAATCGCAACGGGCCATGCAAGCCATGATGCAGATGAAAAAACTCGACATCGCCGCCTTGCAGCGAGCCTTTGACGGCGAGAGCTAA
- a CDS encoding transmembrane sensor/regulator PpyR gives MFDFFSNPQNVLHLSSRVLGAGLALLLAGIYGAYLYNGHLPIVVLVSMHAMTIIGPTLLKIGYVMRLLAQHRLGTGLVRVVA, from the coding sequence ATGTTCGATTTCTTCAGCAATCCTCAGAACGTTCTGCACCTGTCGAGTCGTGTACTGGGCGCTGGCCTGGCGCTGCTTTTGGCAGGCATCTACGGCGCATACCTCTACAACGGCCACCTGCCCATCGTGGTGCTGGTGTCGATGCATGCGATGACCATCATCGGCCCGACCTTACTCAAGATCGGCTATGTCATGCGCCTGCTGGCCCAGCATCGCTTGGGCACAGGCTTGGTAAGGGTTGTGGCCTGA
- a CDS encoding NnrS family protein, which translates to MRRLAAAPVFSLGFRPFFLAGAGFAAIAVAIWALWLFGRLPGAQPVGGMLAWHRHEMPFGFATAIIAGFLLTAVPNWTGRPGLNGWPLMGLVLVWLLARLAWLLPISDSLLLASQVPFLPLLAWAIGRDLVAAGKRDNYPILLVIALMAGCQGITLWGIAIDDAVLQRHGVLSALWLVAALMTVIGGRVIPFFIQRGLNRPTASAAHPLPTKLLLLSSLLAAMSFAGGLNDAPKPWLAALFLLMGALHLLRLWRWHDRGLWRVPLLWSLYLAYAWLVVAALAMALWHAGLMPQQSLATHALAVGGIGGLILAMIARVSLGHTGRLLQPSNTVVLGFALLVIAALSRVFLVPFSGFGLGLSALLWGSAFGLFLLHYTGILLKPRL; encoded by the coding sequence ATGCGCAGACTCGCTGCTGCCCCGGTCTTCAGTCTCGGCTTTCGACCGTTCTTTCTGGCAGGCGCCGGATTCGCTGCGATCGCGGTGGCGATCTGGGCGCTTTGGCTGTTCGGCCGATTGCCCGGCGCGCAGCCTGTGGGCGGGATGCTGGCCTGGCACCGGCATGAAATGCCGTTTGGTTTTGCCACGGCGATCATCGCCGGATTCTTGCTGACTGCAGTGCCCAATTGGACAGGGCGTCCCGGCCTAAACGGCTGGCCGCTAATGGGGTTGGTGCTAGTGTGGCTGCTGGCGCGACTGGCCTGGTTACTGCCCATTTCCGATAGCCTGTTGCTGGCCTCGCAAGTGCCTTTTCTTCCACTGCTGGCCTGGGCGATCGGACGGGATCTGGTGGCCGCCGGCAAGCGCGACAACTACCCGATTCTGTTGGTGATCGCGCTGATGGCCGGCTGTCAGGGCATAACGCTGTGGGGCATTGCGATTGATGACGCAGTCCTGCAACGGCATGGCGTGTTGTCGGCCTTATGGCTGGTGGCGGCGTTGATGACCGTGATCGGTGGCCGGGTCATTCCCTTCTTCATTCAGCGCGGCTTGAACCGTCCAACGGCCAGTGCGGCTCATCCGCTGCCAACCAAACTATTGCTGCTCAGCAGCCTGCTCGCGGCGATGTCCTTTGCTGGCGGGTTGAACGATGCACCCAAACCCTGGCTGGCTGCTTTATTTCTGCTGATGGGCGCGCTGCATCTGCTGCGCTTGTGGCGCTGGCATGATCGGGGTCTCTGGCGCGTGCCGCTGCTCTGGTCGCTGTACCTCGCGTATGCCTGGCTGGTGGTTGCCGCGCTGGCGATGGCGTTGTGGCACGCGGGCTTGATGCCGCAGCAAAGTCTGGCCACGCACGCCTTGGCGGTCGGCGGTATCGGCGGGTTGATCCTGGCGATGATCGCGCGGGTCAGCCTGGGTCATACCGGGCGCCTGTTGCAGCCGTCGAACACGGTGGTGCTGGGGTTTGCGTTGCTGGTGATCGCCGCGTTGAGCCGGGTGTTTCTGGTGCCGTTTTCCGGGTTCGGTCTAGGCCTTTCGGCGCTGCTGTGGGGCAGTGCTTTCGGCCTGTTTCTCCTGCACTACACCGGCATCTTGCTCAAACCGAGGCTTTAA
- a CDS encoding LysR family transcriptional regulator: MNHDPFDGLTEFLAVAEHKSFTLAATRLAVTPTAVSHAIKLLERRTGVLLFQRTTRRVALTEAGASLFARLRPAANEIDEALAVLSGFRDQPMGTLRITAPRLSGALLIEPLMPLFRQAYPQVSLDISLDDATVDLMESGFDAGIRLGESIEKDMIAVRLTPDLQWSVVGSPAYFAKAGKPLSPEDLTRHECIGFRFASSGSAHRWEFRRDGRDFTVGVESSVLVNDRKLLVCAARNGLGLAYACNLEIIDELANGQLEPVLQPFVPLSSALYLYFPSRTQTQPKLRAFIDMATQWIADRGALGR; encoded by the coding sequence ATGAATCACGATCCTTTCGACGGTTTGACCGAGTTTCTGGCGGTGGCCGAACACAAAAGCTTCACCCTCGCCGCTACCCGGCTGGCGGTAACACCCACGGCGGTCAGTCATGCGATCAAACTGCTGGAACGGCGCACCGGCGTGCTGCTGTTCCAACGCACCACCAGGCGCGTGGCATTGACCGAAGCCGGCGCCAGCCTGTTCGCCCGTTTGCGCCCGGCAGCCAATGAAATCGATGAAGCCCTGGCAGTGCTCAGCGGTTTTCGCGACCAGCCGATGGGCACGTTGCGCATCACCGCCCCGCGCCTGTCCGGCGCCTTGTTGATCGAGCCGTTGATGCCGCTGTTCCGTCAGGCTTATCCGCAGGTCAGCCTCGACATCTCCCTGGACGACGCGACGGTCGACCTCATGGAGAGCGGTTTCGATGCCGGGATCCGGCTGGGGGAGTCCATCGAGAAAGACATGATCGCCGTGCGCCTGACGCCGGACCTGCAATGGTCGGTGGTGGGCTCGCCGGCGTACTTCGCCAAGGCCGGCAAACCGCTCAGCCCGGAAGACTTGACCCGTCATGAGTGCATCGGCTTCCGCTTTGCCAGTTCCGGCAGCGCGCATCGCTGGGAGTTTCGCCGCGACGGGCGGGACTTCACGGTGGGCGTCGAGAGTAGCGTGCTCGTCAATGATCGCAAGCTGCTGGTCTGCGCCGCCCGGAACGGGCTCGGACTGGCTTACGCCTGCAATCTGGAGATCATCGACGAGCTGGCGAACGGTCAGCTGGAGCCGGTACTGCAGCCGTTTGTGCCGCTGAGTTCGGCGTTGTACCTGTACTTTCCCAGCCGCACCCAGACTCAACCGAAACTGCGCGCCTTTATCGATATGGCCACGCAGTGGATCGCCGATCGCGGTGCGCTGGGACGTTAA
- a CDS encoding oxidoreductase: MTTSHTFKRVWLITGASRGIGAKIAAAALANGDAVVATARDASSVTQRFGTQPALLAVSLDVTNEAQGIAVAKAAIEHFGRIDVLVNNAGFGLLGAVEEASADEVRRVYETNVFGLLNITRAVLPYMRATRSGHVINLSSVGGYASGPGFGVYCSTKFAVEGLSEALHAELAPLGVKVTVVEPGYFRTEFLEGNSLVESPSTIADYGGTAGEVRKIAKAVTLNQPGDPDKLAQTMITLVEAKKAPLRLPLGSDCVAAIEAKNAFVAEELQTWREVSVSTDY, encoded by the coding sequence ATGACCACCTCCCACACCTTCAAACGTGTCTGGCTTATCACTGGCGCTTCCCGCGGAATCGGCGCCAAGATTGCCGCAGCGGCTTTGGCCAACGGCGACGCGGTGGTGGCTACTGCCCGTGATGCAAGCAGCGTCACTCAACGTTTTGGCACGCAACCCGCGTTGCTCGCGGTGTCCCTGGATGTCACCAACGAAGCCCAAGGCATTGCGGTTGCCAAGGCAGCTATCGAGCACTTTGGGCGCATCGATGTGCTGGTCAACAACGCCGGTTTCGGTTTGCTGGGCGCGGTGGAAGAAGCCAGCGCCGATGAAGTGCGCCGGGTGTACGAAACCAACGTCTTCGGCTTGCTGAATATCACTCGCGCCGTTCTGCCCTACATGCGCGCCACCCGCAGTGGGCATGTGATCAACCTGTCTTCGGTGGGTGGTTATGCATCGGGGCCTGGCTTTGGCGTCTACTGCTCGACCAAGTTTGCCGTCGAAGGCCTGAGCGAAGCGCTGCACGCCGAGTTGGCGCCGCTGGGTGTCAAAGTCACCGTGGTTGAGCCTGGTTACTTCCGGACCGAATTCCTCGAGGGCAATTCCCTGGTCGAATCCCCGTCGACGATTGCCGACTACGGCGGCACGGCGGGCGAGGTCCGCAAAATTGCCAAAGCCGTGACCCTGAATCAACCGGGCGACCCGGACAAGCTCGCCCAGACCATGATCACTTTGGTGGAAGCGAAAAAAGCACCGCTGCGCTTGCCACTGGGCAGTGACTGCGTCGCGGCGATCGAAGCCAAGAACGCCTTTGTCGCCGAAGAGTTGCAGACGTGGCGTGAAGTGTCGGTGTCCACTGACTATTGA